The genome window CGCCGCGACGTCGCCGTGCCCAGGAGGACGCCGGGAACGGAGCCCAGCAGGACCCCTCCCGCCAGGACCACGTCCACGTGGCCGAGAAGGGCGTGGGTCGCGCCGCTCACGATCAGGGTCATCATGCCCGCGAGCAGGGCCACCGCGACGGCCCGATGCGCGTCCATCCGCAGCGGCCCGATGAGCGCCGAGACGAAGAGCGTTCCGGTGCCGATGCTCGTCATGCCCGCGATGAACCCGACCAGCGCCCCCACGATGCCGAGCTGCGCGCGCTTCGGGTCGGGCGCCGCTTCGTCCTCGACTCGAGTGCTCGTGGATCCGTCGGCTCCGCGCGGGACCGCCTGCGCCACCAGCACCAATCCGACGAGCAGGAGCACCACGGCCATGATGGGACGGAGCACGTCTCCGCCGATCAGGCTGCTCGCCCAGGCGCCGGCCATGGCCATCGGGATCGCGCCCAGCGCCATCGCGACGCCCAGCCGCCCTTCCCGGAACTGCCATCTCCGGCGCGCCAGAACGCCGAAGAGCTTCATCACGACCGCCTGAGCCGTGGCGGAGCCGACGATCAGCTTGGCATCGAGCGTCGGAAAAGCGACCAGGAGACCGGCCGCGATCACCGAGCCGGCCCCCACGCCGGTCAGGCCGACGAGCGTGCCCCCCACGAGCCCGACCAGGACCGCGGGCAGGAGCTGGATGGGTGCGGCTCCCAACTCCATCATTCTACGCTCTTTCCGCCCTGGCGCTCATCTCTTCCCCCTTCACTGCGACCCTCTCCAGGGCATGGGGGTCGGCATGGTCGGCTCCCGCCAGGCCCACGCCCGGATGTTTCGCCGATATCCGGCGCTCTCGAGCAGCGTGTCGTAGGAGAAGAGCGCGATCCCGTCCACGCCCATCATGCGCGCGCGGCGGATCTTCTCGGCGGCGTCGCGCGACCCCTCGTTGTAGACCGCGATTCCGGCCCAGACCTGGCGCTTCGTGGGGATCGATACGGCGGCGCCGATCTGCCGCGACACGGTGGCGGTGTTGGGGCTGTAGGCCATGGGGATCACCGCGTCGACGATCCCCTCCTCCAGCCAGCGGGGCCAGTCTTGGAGATACCGGTTCAGCGCCGCGTTCTGATCGGCGATCACCGCGGCCGTCAGCTTGATCGGCCGACCCAGGAGGTTCAGGTCCTGGCGCAGCGACCGGACCAGGTCGGTCACCTGGTCGCGCTTCCACTGAATCCATTTCAGCCGCAGGTCGGGGAGGCGGTCGGCGCCGATCACGGCGAGCGTCGTCGAGTCGGGGTCGTCGATCTGCAGCGGATCCACGCCGTACTGCCGCATGAACTCGGTCCGCGTGGCGCGGTCGTAGCCGACCATCGGCTCGGGGTAGCGCACGTAGTCGAGGTGAATGCCGTCCACGGCGTACCGCGTCGCGATCTCCTTCACGATGTCCCGGAGATGGCGCTTCACGTCCGGGTTCCCCGGCGAGAGATACATCCCCTCGATCTTCTCCTCCTGGAACTCCGCGGGAACCATCTCGACCAGCCGCGTGCCGTCGGCGCGGATCGAGATCCACTCCGGGTGCGCGTTCACGACGTGCTGCGGCGAGACCGGAGGCGCGCCCGCGGACCAGACGAGGTAGACGTTGATCCAGGCCTGCACTTCGAGGCCGGCCGCGTGCGCGCGCTGGACCATCCGGTCCAGGGGGTCGAATCCCGCGGGAGAGCCGCCCATCGATTCGCCCTGCGGCGCCAGGTCCGACTTGTAGAAGGCATCCCCGCGGCCGCGCACCTGGGCCAGGATGGTGTTGGCGTTCATCTCGGTCGCCACCTCGACCGCGCGGTCCACGCGCCCCGGCGTGGTCAGGGCGTGGCGGACGATCCAGATGGCGCGCGTTTCGAAGCCCGCGGGAGGTGCCGCGTGCGCGGCGGCCGCGAGGAGACCGGCGATCATCCCAATGAAAAGCGCCGACGCTCTTCGCGCCGGCGCTGCATGTCTCGCATTCACCCGACCGCCCCTGCCCGCCGTTTCCCGCATCACGGGCTCGCGGCGTTAATCCCCGCTCTTCCCCCGCTGACGCGCGCGCGCTCCGCCGTGCGGCCCCGACTTCGGCGCGCCGCCCTTCCGGCCCAGGCGATCGCCGCGCGAAGGCTTCGGGGCGCGCTCCTTGCGTGGAGCTTCCCCCTCGCCCGCGGGCGCGGCGCCCTTCTCGGCGGCCGGCGCTTCGGCGCCCTTCGCCTGCTTCCCGCCCTTTTTGCCCTTCTCCGCCGCGCGCTCGGCCTTGATCCGCTCCTCGGCCTCCTTGCGCAGGCGCTCCTTCAGCTCGGGCGACTTGACCAGCTCGAGCAGCGCGGTCTGTCCCGCGTCGCCCAGCCGGCGTCCGACCTTGATGATGCGCGTGTAGCCGCCGTTCCGGTCGGCATACCAGGGCGCCACCGTGTCGAACAGCTTCCGCACCACGTCGTCCCCGTGCACGAACCGGGAAACGTGGCGGCGCGCGGCGACGTCGCCGCGCTTGGCGAAGGTGATCATCCGCTCGGCCATCCGGCGGGCCTCTTTCGCCTTGGCGACCGTGGTCTCGATCCGCTCGTGCTGGATGAGCGACGTCGTCAGGTTGCGCAGGAGCGCCTTGCGGTGCTCGCGCGTGCGGCTCAGCTTGCGATGGTCTTTGCGATGACGCATTTGTAGGTCCTATTCGGTTGCGAGGCTAAAGAACTACAGTTCCGCGGGCTGCGGCCCGCGGATTAGGCAGCCTCAATCTTCTCGCCCAGCTTGTACTTCGACACGTCCATGCCGAAGCCAAGGTTCATGCTCTGGAGGATGTCCGCGATCTCCTTGAGCGACTTCCGCCCGAAGTTCCGGTACTTGAGCATCTCCCCCTCGGACTTCTGGACCAGGTCGCCGATGGTCTTGATGTTCGCGGCCTTCAGGCAGTTCGACGAGCGCACGGACAGCTCCAGCTCTTCCACGCTCCGCTCGAGCAGTGCCTTGATGCGCAGGAACTCCTCGTCGACCTCCTCCTCCTGCTCGACCTCGATCTCCTCCTCGAAGTGCACGAAGAGGGCGAAGTGATCCTTCAGGATCTTGGCGCCGTAGGCGAGCGCGTCCGAAGGGATCACGCTGCCGTCGGTCCAGATCTCCAGGGTGAGCTTGTCGTAGTCGATGCGCTGCCCGATCCGGGTGTTCTCCACCTCGAAGTTCACCTTGGTCACGGGCGAGTACATGGAGTCGGTGGGAAGCACGCCGATCGGCCGGTCCTGGTTGGCCTGGTTTTCGGCCGAGACGTACCCGCGTCCGGCGCCGATCTCGATCTCCCCGCGGAACTCGCCGTCCTTGTTCAGGGTGGCGATGTGCAGCTCGGGGTTCAGGATCTCGACGTCCGCGTCCACCTTGAGATCCGCCGCCGTCACCTCGGACTTGCCGCGCACCTCGATCATCCCCATCTTGGGCGCGTCGCCGTGCAGCTTGAAGCGGATCTGCTTCAGGTTCAGAAGGACTTCGGGGATGTCTTCCTTGACGCCCGGAAGGGTCGAGAACTCGTGCTGCACGCCTTCGATCTTGACGGCGGAGACCGCCGCGCCGGGCAAGGAGGACAGGAGCACGCGGCGAAGCGCGTTCCCCAGCGTCACACCGAAGCCGCGCTCGAGCGGCTCGATCCAGAACTTGCCGTAGCGATTGGTCGAGTTCTTGTCATCCATCTCGACGTTCTTGGGCATCTGAAGATTCTTCCACTTCATTGCTCTATCCTCCGGGGCCCGGGGGCTACTTCGAGTACAACTCGACGATGAGCGACTCGGAGATCTTGGTCGGAATGTTGCCACGCGTCGGGTACTCGAGCATCCGGCCCGACAACTTCTCGGCGTCCAGCGTCAGCCAGCTCAGCATGTCGCGCGACTTGTTCGCCTCCAGCGAGGACTGGATCGCGACCAGGTCCTTGCTCCCCTGGCGCACGCGGATCTCATCGCCCACGCGGACCGAGAAGGAGGGCACGTCCACCGTGCGGCCGTTCACCTCGATGTGGCGGTGGCGGACCAGCTGCCGGGCCGCCGTGCGCGACGGCGCAAAGCCCAGCCGGTAGACGAGATTGTCGAGACGCCGCTCCAACAGGAGGAGCAGGTTCTCGCCGGTGACGCCCTTCTGGCGCTCCGCCTTCTCGAAATAGTTGCGGAACTGCGCCTCGAGAATCCGGTAGATCCGCCGGGCCTTCTGCTTCATCCGGAGCTGCTGGCCGTAGTTCGTCTCCTTGGAGCGGCGGTCCTTGCCATGCTCCCCGGGAGCGTACGCGCGGCGCTCGATGGCGCACTTCTCCGTGTAGCAGCGGGACCCTTTCAGGAACAGCTTCTCACCTTCCCGGCGGCACTGCCGGCACTTGTCACCGTGATACGTCGCCATAGCGAAGCGGTACCTCCCGTTTAGACGCGCCGCCGCTTCGGCGGGCGACAACCGTTGTGCGGAATCGGGGTGACGTCCTTGATGGCCGAGATCTCGAGCCCGGCCGCCTGGAGCGACCGGATGGCCGCTTCACGGCCCGCGCCCGGTCCCTTCACCCAGACTTCCACCTTCTTCAGACCCAGCGAAACGGCTTCCTTGGTCGCGGACTCGGCCGCGATCTGCGCCGCGAAGGGGGTGCTCTTGCGCGACCCCTTGAACCCCACCTTGCCGGCGCTGGCCCAGGCCACGGTGTGGCCGTCCATGTCGGAGATGGTCACGATGGTGTTGTTGAACGTCGACTGGACGTGGGCGATGCCGTTGATGCCGACCTTGCGCTCACGCTTCTTCTTTGGTTTCGGGGTGGTGCTGGCTGCTTCGGCCACTCAGTTCTCCTTAGGCTGCCGGTTTCGCCGGTCCCGTGGGCTTCTTGGCGGCCACCGTCTTGCGCATGGCGCCCGCGGTCTTCTTCGGTCCCTTCCGCGTCCGCGCGTTCGTGCGGGTGCGCTGCCCGCGCGCGGGAAGGTTCTTGCGATGACGCAGGCCGCGGTAGCTGCCGATGTCCATGAGCCGCTTGATGGACATGGCGACCTCGCTCCGGCGCGCGCCCTCGACCTTGAACTGGGATTCGATCACCTGGCGGAGACGGCCCGTCTCCTCGTCGGTGAGGCTCTTCACGCGCGTGCCCGGATTCACGCCGGTGATGGCGAGAATCTTCCGCGCGGCGGAAGTCCCGATGCCGAAAATGTACGTCAGGCCGATGTCGATTCTCTTGTCGTTCGGGAGATCCACCCCCGCGATACGTGCCAACGCGTGCCTCCTCGTGATCCCGCGGCGCCCGGGCTAGCCCTGGCGCTGCTTGTGACGCGGGTTCTTGCAGATGATCCGGACGACGCCCTTCCGCCGGACGACCTTGCAGTTGTCACAAATCTTGGTGACCGATGCCTTGACCTTCATGACCGTTCCCTTCCGCGCGGCCGGCGCCGACGGGCCGCTATTTGTACCGGTAGACGATTCGGCCCCGCGACAGATCGTAGGGCGACAGCTCCACCGTCACCTTGTCCCCGGGCAGGATCTTGATGAAGTTCATCCGCATCTTGCCCGAGATGTGCGCCAGGACGCGGTGGCCGTTCTCCAGCTCCACCCGGAACATCGCGTTCGGGAGGGGCTCGACGACCGTCCCTTCGACCTGGACTCCTTCTTCCTTCGGCATCTAGTCCGCCTCGATCTTGGAGAGGATGATCGGACCGTCCTCCCCGATGGCGACCGTGTGCTCGAAGTGCGCCGACAGGCTTCGGTCCGCGCTCACCACCGTCCATTGATCAGCCAGCGTGACCACGTCCGCACCGCCGAGGTTCACCATCGGCTCGATGGCGAGCACCATCCCGGTCCGAAGCCTGGGCCCCTCGCCGGGACGACCGTAGTTCGGGACCTGCGGTTCCTCGTGCAGCTCCCGTCCCACACCGTGCCCCACCAGGGCCCGCACCACGCTGTAGCCGCTCCGCTTCACCTCGCGCTCGATGGCCGAGGAGATGTCCGAAACGCGCCCCCCGGGCCGCGCCTGTTCGATGCCTTCGTAGAGCGAGCGTTCCGTCGCCTCGAGCAGGCGCTGCGCTTCGTCGCTGATCGCGCCAACGGCGAAGGTCCGCGCGGCGTCGCCGTAGAACCCCGCCTTCTTCACGCCGATATCCAGGGAAAGCACGTCGCCTTCCTTCACCGCGCGCTTCCCGCTCGGGATTCCGTGAACGACCTCCTCGTTGATCGAGGCGCAGATGCTGGCCGGGTACCCGCGGTACCCCTTGAACGCCGGCTCGCCACCCTGGCTGCGGATGTAGTCCTCGGCGATCCGGTCCAGCTCCTGCGTCGTGATGCCGGGCCGCACCTCTTTGCTAAGGACCAGGAGGCACCGCCCGACGATCTGGGCGCTCTCCCGGATGCGTTCCGTCTCTTCCGGAGTGTTGATCCGGATGCGCTCGGCCATCGTCGCGCCGCTCAGGCGGCGACCTTTCCCAGGGCGCGCTGCACCCCCTCGTAGACCTGGTCGGGCGAGCCGGACGCGTCCACGTTCCGGAGCGCGCCGAGCCGCTCGTAGTAGACCACGAGCGGAGCGGTCTCCCGCTCGTACACCTCGAGCCGCGCCCGCACCGTCTCCGGCCGGTCGTCGGCGCGCTGCACGAGCCTCGAGCCGCACACGTCGCACACCCCCTCGGCCTTGGGCGGCAGCGTCGCCGTGTTGTAGATGGCGCCGCAACCGGGGCACAGCCAGCGATCGTTCAGCCGGCGCACCACCGTCTCGGCCGGGACCACCAGGTTCACGACCCGGTCGACGCGCTGGTTGCCCAGGAGCGCCGCGAGCCCGTCGGCCTGCGCGGTGGTCCGCGGAAAGCCGTCGAGCACGAAGCCGTTCGCCGCGTCCTTCTGGGCCAGCCGCGTCTCGATGATGCCGAGGACGGTGGCGTCGGCGACCAGCCGCCCCGCCTTCACGTCCTCCTGCGCCGCCTGCCCCAGCCGCGTCCCCTCGGCGATCGCCTCGCGGAGGATGTCCCCCGTGGCGATCAGCGGCACGCCCAGCGATGCGGCCAGCCGCTTGCCATGCGTTCCCTTGCCGCTCCCCGGAGGACCGAGGAGCACCACCCTCATCGACGACCCCGCAGCCGCCCCGACGTCACGAACCCTTCGTAGTGCCGCATGATGAGGTGCGACTCGACCTGCTGCAGCGTGTCGAGCGCCACGCCCACCACGATCAGCACGCTGGTGCCGCCGAAGTAGAAGGGCACGTTGAAGCGCCGGATCAGGATGTCCGGCAGCACCGCGATCAGCGCGAGGAAGATCGCGCCGGGCAGCGTGATGCGGGACAGGATCCGGTCGATGTATTCGGACGTCTTGCGGCCCGGCCGGATTCCCGGGATGAAGCCGCCGTATTTCTTCATGTTGTCCGCCATGTCGGTCGGGTTCAGGACGATGGCGGTGTAGAAGTAGGTGAAGAAGATGATCGTGAGCGAGTAGAGGATCACGTAGACCCACGTGCCGTGCGAGAACCACCCCGCCACGGCCTGGAGCGCCGCGTTCCCCGGCGCGTACAGCGCCAGCGTGCTCGGCAGCATGATCAACGACTGCGCGAAGATGATCGGGATCACGCCCGCCGTGTTCACGCGGAGCGGGATGTGCGTGCTCTGCCCGCCGTACATCTTCCGTCCGACCACCCGCTTGGCGTACTGGACCGGGATCTTCCGCTGCGCCTGGGTCATCGCCACGACCGACGCGATCACCGCCACCATCACCGCGACGATGATGATCGCGAGCCAGGGGGAGAGCGTTCCCGCCTTGAGCGCGCGGACCGAGTTCACGATGTCGTTCGGGAAGCGGGCCACGATCCCGATGAAGATGATGAGCGAGATCCCGTTGCCGATCCCCCGCTCCGTGATCTGCTCGCCCAGCCACATGATGAGGATGGTCCCCGCGGTCTGCGTGATCATCGTCATCATCCGGAAGCCCATGCCGGGGTGCGGCACGACCGAGCCGCCGCCCATCGACTCGAGGAAGCGGGCGAAGGCGAACGACTGCGCCGCCGCCAGCACCACCGTGCCGACACGCGTGTACTGCGTGATCTTCTTCCGCCCCTCTTCGCCTTCCTTCTGCAGCTTCTCGAAGTACGGCACCACCGCGCCGAGGAGCTGCATGATGATCGAGACCGAGATGTACGGCATGATCCCCAGCGCGAACACCGTCGCCTTGGCGAACGAGCCGCCCACGAACAGGTCGTACAGGCCGAACAGGCTGTTGGCCTGGCTGGCGAAGGCCGCCACGAGGGCCTCGCTGTTCACGCCCGGGGTCGGGATGTGCCCGCCGAACCGGTAGACGCAGAGCAGCGCGATCGTGAAGAGGAGGCGGCGCTTGAGCTCCGGAATCCGGAAGACGTTCTGCGCCTTTTCGAGCATCGACACCGTCTAGGCCCTCACCTTGCCTGGTCCCTTGTTCCCTTTGGTTCCCTTGTTCCCCTTGCTGCCGTGCGACGCACGCCCGCTCGCGCGGGCCGCCTCGCGGCCGCCCTTCGCCTCGGCGCGCGCCGGCTTCTTCACGCCGCGCGGACGCGGCGCCTTCTTCTCGGGAAGCGTGATGCTGCCGCCGGCGGCCTCGATCTTCTCCCGGGCCGAACCGCTCACCGCGTCCACCGCGACCGTGAGCTTGAGCGACAGATCGCCCGAGCCCAGGATCTTCACCGGGAGGTCGGAGCGATCGATCAGGCGCTTCGCTTTCAGGGTCTCGCGGTTCACCGTCTCGCCCGCGGCGAAGCGCCCGAGGCTCTCCACGTTCACCACCTGGTGCGGCACGCGGTGGATGTTCGTGAAGCCGACCTTCGGGAGGCGGCGCTGGATCGGCATCTGGCCGCCCTCGAACCAGCGCGCCACGTTGCCGCTCTTGCGCGCCCGCTGCCCCTTGTGCCCGCGTCCGGCCGTGCCGCCCAGGCCCGACGCCGGGCCGAGGCCGCGCCGCTTCCGGCGGTGCGTCGCGCCCTTCGCGGGCTTCAGGTTGCCGATGCGGAGGGCGCCCCTTCCGTCGGCTCTGGTTGTGGACGCCATTACCGTCCGCCTTTCGTCTGGGCCGAGCCGTCGTGCGGCTCGACGCGAAGCAGATAGTCCACCGCCGCGATCATGCCTCGGATCTGCGGCGTGTCGTTGTGGATGACCGTGTCGTGCGGATGCCGGAGCCCCAGCGCGACCAGCGTGCGCTTGTGGGTCTTCAGGCACCGGATCTTGCTCTTCACCTGCGTGATCTTAAGCTGTGCCATTGCCGTCCATGCCCTTGCGCCGAATGCCCAACAGCTCGTCCACCGTCTTTCCGCGCATGCCGGCCACCTCGCTGGCACGGCGGAGCGACTGCAGTCCCACGACCGTCGCCCGCACCACGTTGTGCGGGTTGCCCGAACCCAGCGACTTCGTGAGGATGTCCTGGATGCCGGCCGCCTCGAGCACGGCGCGGATCGCGCCGCCCGCGATGACCCCGGTTCCCGCCGTCGCCGGCTTCATGAGCACCCGGCCCGCGCCGAAATGGCCGATCACCTCGTGAGGGATCGTCGTCCGGATCATCGGCACCTCGAACATCCGCTTCTTCGCGCCCTCGCCGGCCTTCCGGATGGCGTCGGAGACCTCGTTGGCCTTCCCCAGACCGACCCCCACCTTCCCCTTGCCGTCGCCCACGGCCACGATGGCGTTGAAGCTGAACCGCCGTCCGCCCTTCACGACCTTGGCGACGCGATTCACGTGGATGACGCGCTCGATGAACTCGGAATCGGTCTGCTGCGGGCCTCGGCCCCGCATTCCACCTGGATGGGCCATGATTCTCCTAGAAGTTGAGGCCGCCCTCGCGGGCGCCGTCCGCGACCGCTTTGACGCGGCCGTGGTAAAGGTATCCACCGCGGTCGAAGCAGACGCGCAGGATGCCCTTTTCCTTGGCCATCGCCGCGACGTGCTTGCCCACCGCCTTGCCGGCGCCGACCTTTCCCTTGGCGGACTTCACCAGCTCCGCCACCGCGCCATCGCGCGAGGAGGCCGCGAGCAGCGTGCGGCCGTTCAGGTCGTCCACCAGCTGGACGTAGATGTGATTCAGGCTGCGGTACACGGTGAGGCGCGGCCGCTCGGCCGTGCCGGTCACCTTGCGCCGGATCCTGAGATGGCGGCGCTTCCGCCCTTCGAGTCTCGCTTTGCCCTTCATCGTTCCGTTCCGCTCCCGTGAGCCGGCTTACGCCGACTTCCCGCCGGCAGCCTTGCCCGCCTTGCGACGGATGTACTCGCCCGCGTACTTGATCCCCTTGCCCTTGTACGGCTCCGGCGGACGGTAGCCGCGGATGTTCGCCGCGACCTGTCCCACCAGGCCCTTGTCGAAGCCGCTCACGTGAAGCCGCGTCGGGTTCTCCACCGTGATGGAGATGCCGGCCGGCGGCTCGAACTCGACCGGATGGCTGAAGCCGATCTGCAGCGTCAGCTTCTTCCCGGTCATCGCAGCGCGGTAGCCGGTGCCCGTGATCTCGAGCGTCTTCGTGAAGCCCTGCGTCACTCCGTGGATCATGTTCGCCAGGATGGCGCGCGTGGTCCCGTGCATCGCGAGGGCCTGCTTGCCGCCCCCGACCTGGGCCACCACGACTTCCTGCGGCTCCACGGTCACGTCCACGCCGTGGCCGAGCGCGAAGAGCATCTCGCCCTTCGGCCCCTTGACCTTGATCGAGCGCCCGTCCCGCGCCACGGTGACGCCGGAGGGGATCGGGATCGGTTTCTTTCCTACGCGCGACGGCATGACGGGCTCCTTACCAGACGCGACAGAGGTACTCGCCGCCGAGCCCCTCTTCGCGCGCCTCGAGATCGGTCATGATCCCCGACGGGGTCGAGATGAGCGCCGTGCCGAGCCCGCCCTGCACCTTGGGAATCTGGTGACGGCGGACGTACACGCGGCGCCCCGGCTTGGAGACACGCTCCAGCCCCTGCAGCACCGGCCGCTCCTTCGCGTCGTACTTGAGATAGATGCGAAGGACGCCCTGCCGCTTGTCGTCCATCGTCTTGTAGTTGTTGATGTACTTCTCGCGCAGGAGCACCCGCACGATTTCGGCCTTCACGTTCGAGGCCGGAACGTCGCACTTCTTGTGCTTCGCCTTGCAGGCGTTGCGGATGCTGGTCAGCAGATCCGCGATCGGATCGGTAACGGACATAATCTCCCTTCGTGCGCTACGGGGTATTACCCGGCGACCGGGACTACCAGCTCGCCTTCACCACGCCCGGAATCTGGCCGAGCAGCGCCAGCTCCCGGAAGCAGATCCGGCAGATGCCGAAGTCCCGGAGAAACGCCCGGGAACGGCCGCAACGGTGGCAGCGGTTGTACTTCCGCACCTTGAATTTGGGCTCCCGCTTCCATTTCTCGACCAGCGACTTCTTGGCCAAAACGACTCCTCCTGACGCGAGTGCGCCTAGCGCTGACGGAAGGGCATGTTCATGAGCCGCAAGAGCTCCTGCCCCTCTTCGTCGTTCCGCGCCGACGTGACGAACGTGATGTCCATGCCCCGGACCTTCTCGACTCGGTCGTAGTTGATCTCGGGGAAGATGATCTGTTCCGTCACGCCCAGCGTGTAGTTGCCCCGGCCGTCGAAGGAGCGCGCCGGGACCCCGCGGAAGTCGCGGATTCGCGGCAACGCCACGTTCACCAGCCGGTCGTAGAACTCGTACATCCGCGCGCCGCGCAGCGTGACCATGCAGCCGATCGGCTGCCCCTCGCGCAGCTTGAAGTTGGCGATCGACTTCTTCGCCTTCCGCACCGAGGGACGCTGCCCGGTGATCTGGGCCAGCTCGGCCACCGCGGCGTCGAGCATCTTGATGTTGGCGAGCGCGTCGCCCACGCCCATGTTCACGACGATCTTGCGGAGCCGCGGCGCCTGCATCGGGTTGGCGAAGGAGAAGCGCTTCATCAGCTCGGGGAGCACCGCCTTCTCATAGTGCTCTTTGAGCCGGGGGACGCGCGCCGGGGCCTCGGCTTCGCCGATGGCCGCGGCCGGACCGCCCGCTTCCTTGCCCTTCTTCTCCTTCTTCTTGCCGCCGCCGACCGCCTGCTTGGCGTCGCCGCCCTTGCCCTTGCCGCCGCCTTCGCCCTTCGGCTTGGCTTCCTTCTTCTTTTCGTCCTTCTCGTCGGCCATTACTGAGCTCTCGCAATCGTCTCGCCGCAGCGGCCGCAGAAGCGCTCGCGCTTCCCGTCCGTGTCCGGCTTGACCGTGACCCGCACCCCCTGCTGACACTTGGGGCAGAGGTGCATGACGTTCGACACGTGGATCGGCGCCTCGCGCTCGAGGATGCCGCCCTGCCGGCCGGTGCCCCGCGGCTTGGTGTGGCGCTTGATGAAGTTCACCTTCTCGACGATGACGCGATTCTTGTCGCGCAGCACCTTGAGGATGCGGCCCGACTTGCCCCGGTCGTCGCCGGAGATCACGACCACCTGGTCGTTCTTGCGGAAATTCGGCATCTTGGTCGGCGTTTTCATGTCAGATCACCTCAGGGGCCAGGGAGACGATCTTCATGAACTCCCGCTCCCGAAGCTCCCGCGCCACGGGGCCGAAGATACGCGTCCCCTTGGGCTCTTTCTGGTCGTCGATCAGCACCGCCGCGTTCTGATCGAAACGGATGTAGGAGCCGTCCTTGCGGCGGACCTCCTTGCGCGTCCGGATCAGCACGGCCTTGTGCACGTCACCCTTCTTCACGGCCGCGCCCGGGAGCGCGTCCTGGATGGAGACCACGATGACGTCCCCGAGCATGCCGTAGCGCTTGCGGGTGCCGCCCAGGACCTTCACGACCCGCGCGACCCGCGCGCCCGAGTTGTCCGATATGGCGATGATGCTCCGTGGCTGTACCATGGCTCCTTCCGGCTCCTCCCGTCCCTCAGCGCTCGACGCGCTGCACGAAATCGACGAGACGCCAGCGCTTGTCCTTGCTCAGCGGGCGCGTCTCCATGAAGCGGATCACGTCGCCCACCTTGCACTCGTTCTTCTCGTCGTGAACCTTGAACCGGCTGCGGCGCCGGACGTACTTGCCGTACTCCTCGTGCTTCACCAGCCGCTCGATGGTGACCACCACCGTCTTCTGCATCGCGTCGCTCACGACGCGGCCGGTCATGAACTTCCGCCGTCCCCGCTCGGTGCTCGCAGCTTCCATCACGACTTCTTCGCCTTTCTCTTAGCGGCCGGCTTCGACTTGGCCTTGGCCTTGGACGCGCTCGGCCGGGACTTCGCGGCCGCCTTCTTGGGCTTCGCCTTCGCCGTCTTCTTCTTCGCGCCCGCGCGCGCCTTGGGCGCGGCCGGCGCGGTGCCCGGCGCTTCGCTCGGCGCGGTGCGGGCGCCCGCGGGCGCCGGCGTTCCGGCCGCGGCGTGTCCCGCCAGCGGGCGGAGGCCGCTCTTGTGCTCGGCGAGCACCGTGTGCATCCGCGCCACGTCGCGCTTCTTCTCGCGCAGGAGCAGCGGATTCTGGAGCTGGCGCATCTGGTTCCGGAAACGAAGGTGGAACAGCTCCTCCTTCAGCTCGCGGATCTTCGTGAGGATCTCGTCCTCCGTCATCTCCCGGATCTTCTCGGCCTTCAGATCGCGCATCTCAGCTCCCCGCTCCCGTCTGCCGCTCGACGAACTTCGTCTTGATCGGCAGCTTGCTCGCGCCCAGCTTCATCGCCTCGCGGGCCAGCCGCTCCTCGATGCCTTCCAGCTCGAAGAGGACCCGCCCCGGCTTCACCACGGCCACCCAGAACTCGGGCGAGCCCTTTCCTTTTCCCATTCGGGTCTCGGCCGGCTTCACCGTGACCGGCTTGTCCGGGAAGATCCGGATCCACATCTTCCCGCCGCGCTTGATGTAGCGCGTGATGGCGACGCGCGCCGCCTCGATCTGGCGGTTCGTGATCCACGCGGCTTCCATCGCCTGGAGGCCGAACTCGCCGAACGCCACGGTGCCGCCCGTGT of Candidatus Binatia bacterium contains these proteins:
- the rplN gene encoding 50S ribosomal protein L14, yielding MVQPRSIIAISDNSGARVARVVKVLGGTRKRYGMLGDVIVVSIQDALPGAAVKKGDVHKAVLIRTRKEVRRKDGSYIRFDQNAAVLIDDQKEPKGTRIFGPVARELREREFMKIVSLAPEVI
- the rpsH gene encoding 30S ribosomal protein S8 — protein: MSVTDPIADLLTSIRNACKAKHKKCDVPASNVKAEIVRVLLREKYINNYKTMDDKRQGVLRIYLKYDAKERPVLQGLERVSKPGRRVYVRRHQIPKVQGGLGTALISTPSGIMTDLEAREEGLGGEYLCRVW
- the rpsQ gene encoding 30S ribosomal protein S17, with protein sequence MEAASTERGRRKFMTGRVVSDAMQKTVVVTIERLVKHEEYGKYVRRRSRFKVHDEKNECKVGDVIRFMETRPLSKDKRWRLVDFVQRVER
- the rplP gene encoding 50S ribosomal protein L16 gives rise to the protein MLVPKRVKHRKQMRGRRKGKAYTGGTVAFGEFGLQAMEAAWITNRQIEAARVAITRYIKRGGKMWIRIFPDKPVTVKPAETRMGKGKGSPEFWVAVVKPGRVLFELEGIEERLAREAMKLGASKLPIKTKFVERQTGAGS
- the rpmC gene encoding 50S ribosomal protein L29, which encodes MRDLKAEKIREMTEDEILTKIRELKEELFHLRFRNQMRQLQNPLLLREKKRDVARMHTVLAEHKSGLRPLAGHAAAGTPAPAGARTAPSEAPGTAPAAPKARAGAKKKTAKAKPKKAAAKSRPSASKAKAKSKPAAKRKAKKS
- the rplE gene encoding 50S ribosomal protein L5; the protein is MGEAEAPARVPRLKEHYEKAVLPELMKRFSFANPMQAPRLRKIVVNMGVGDALANIKMLDAAVAELAQITGQRPSVRKAKKSIANFKLREGQPIGCMVTLRGARMYEFYDRLVNVALPRIRDFRGVPARSFDGRGNYTLGVTEQIIFPEINYDRVEKVRGMDITFVTSARNDEEGQELLRLMNMPFRQR
- the rplX gene encoding 50S ribosomal protein L24 codes for the protein MKTPTKMPNFRKNDQVVVISGDDRGKSGRILKVLRDKNRVIVEKVNFIKRHTKPRGTGRQGGILEREAPIHVSNVMHLCPKCQQGVRVTVKPDTDGKRERFCGRCGETIARAQ
- a CDS encoding type Z 30S ribosomal protein S14; protein product: MAKKSLVEKWKREPKFKVRKYNRCHRCGRSRAFLRDFGICRICFRELALLGQIPGVVKASW